Proteins encoded in a region of the Falco rusticolus isolate bFalRus1 chromosome 10, bFalRus1.pri, whole genome shotgun sequence genome:
- the BTBD10 gene encoding BTB/POZ domain-containing protein 10 isoform X3, which translates to MSLHGASGGHERSRDRRRSSDRSRDSSHERAESQLTPCIRNVTSPTRQYHSDREKDHSSSRPSSPRPQKTSPNGSVVSMGNSSRNSSQSSSDGSCKAGGEMVFVYENGKEGARNVRTSERVTLIVDNTRFVVDPSIFTAQPNTMLGRMFGSGREHNFTRPNDKGEYEVAEGIGSTVFRAILDYYKTGVIRCPDGISIPELREACDYLCISFEYSTIKCRDLSALMHELSNDGARKQFEFYLEEMILPLMVASAQSGERECHIVVLTDDDVVDWDEEYPPQMGEEYSQIIYSTKLYRFFKYIENRDVAKSVLKERGLKKIRLGIEGYPTYKEKVKKRPGGRPEVIYNYVQRPFIRMSWEKEEGKSRHVDFQCVKSKSITNLAAAAADIPQDQLVVMHPTPQVDELDILPIHPPPSNSEMDTEGQNPPL; encoded by the exons ATGAGCCTCCATGGCGCAAGTGGTGGACATGAGAGATCAAGGGACAGACGCAGATCAAGTGACAGATCTCGTGACTCATCCCATGAGAGAGCAGAGTCTCAGCTCACTCCATGCATCAGGAATGTCACTTCACCAACAAGACAGTATCATTCTG ATCGTGAGAAGGATCATAGTTCATCTCGACCAAGCAGTCCTCGTCCTCAGAAGACTTCCCCTAACGGTTCTGTTGTTAGCAtgggcaacagcagcaggaacagtaGCCAGTCAAGTTCAGACGGGAGCTGCAAGGCTGGTGGGGAAATGGTATTTGtatatgaaaatggaaaagagggAGCTCGGAATGTAAGAACTTCTGAACGAGTAACACTCATAGTGGATAACACCCGATTCGTTGTAGATCCTTCTATCTTTACGGCACAACCTAATACAATGTTGGGCAG GATGTTTGGATCAGGCAGAGAACATAACTTTACACGCCCTAATGACAAAGGAGAGTATGAAGTTGCTGAAGGAATTGGTTCCACTGTGTTTCGTGCTATTTTG GATTACTACAAGACTGGAGTGATACGCTGCCCTGATGGGATATCTATTCCTGAACTGAGAGAAGCGTGTGATTATCTCTGTATCTCCTTCGAGTATAGTACTATTAAATGCAGAGATCTTA GTGCTCTCATGCATGAATTGTCAAATGATGGTGCTCGCAAGCAATTTGAGTTTTATCTAGAAGAAATGATTCTCCCATTAATGGTAGCCAGTGCCCAAAGTGGTGAGAGGGAGTGCCACATTGTTGTGCTGACAGATGATGACGTTGTTGACTGGGATGAAGAGTATCCCCCACAAATGGGAGAGGAGTATTCACAAa taatttACAGCACGAAGTTGTACAGATTCTTCAAATACATTGAAAATAGAGATGTGGCCAAATCAGTTCTGAAGGAAAGGGGGCTCAAGAAGATCCGCCTGGGCATTGAAG GTTACCCGACATAcaaagagaaagtgaaaaagcGGCCGGGCGGAAGGCCGGAGGTGATCTACAACTACGTCCAAAGACCATTTATTCGGATGTcatgggagaaggaggaaggaaagagtcGCCATGTCGACTTCCAGTGTGTGAAAAGCAAATCTATTACAAATTtggcagcggcggcagcagaTATACCCCAGGACCAGCTTGTAGTAATGCATCCCACCCCCCAGGTAGATGAGCTGGATATTCTGCCTATTCATCCTCCACCTAGTAACAGTGAGATGGATACCGAGGGACAAAACCCACCGCTCTGA
- the BTBD10 gene encoding BTB/POZ domain-containing protein 10 isoform X1, with product MPKDADLACKAAFLEGTEFLCPLISKLFPCFCVSSLIDARGSTSSRIAKGIDYTKMSLHGASGGHERSRDRRRSSDRSRDSSHERAESQLTPCIRNVTSPTRQYHSDREKDHSSSRPSSPRPQKTSPNGSVVSMGNSSRNSSQSSSDGSCKAGGEMVFVYENGKEGARNVRTSERVTLIVDNTRFVVDPSIFTAQPNTMLGRMFGSGREHNFTRPNDKGEYEVAEGIGSTVFRAILDYYKTGVIRCPDGISIPELREACDYLCISFEYSTIKCRDLSALMHELSNDGARKQFEFYLEEMILPLMVASAQSGERECHIVVLTDDDVVDWDEEYPPQMGEEYSQIIYSTKLYRFFKYIENRDVAKSVLKERGLKKIRLGIEGYPTYKEKVKKRPGGRPEVIYNYVQRPFIRMSWEKEEGKSRHVDFQCVKSKSITNLAAAAADIPQDQLVVMHPTPQVDELDILPIHPPPSNSEMDTEGQNPPL from the exons ATGCCAAAGGATGCTGATCTGGCTTGCAAAGCTGCCTTCTTGGAAGGAACAGAATTCCTTTGTCCTCTGatctcaaaattatttccatgctTTTGTGTTTCCTCCCTGATAGATGCAAGAGGAAG caccTCATCTCGTATTGCTAAAGGAATAGACTACACAAAAATGAGCCTCCATGGCGCAAGTGGTGGACATGAGAGATCAAGGGACAGACGCAGATCAAGTGACAGATCTCGTGACTCATCCCATGAGAGAGCAGAGTCTCAGCTCACTCCATGCATCAGGAATGTCACTTCACCAACAAGACAGTATCATTCTG ATCGTGAGAAGGATCATAGTTCATCTCGACCAAGCAGTCCTCGTCCTCAGAAGACTTCCCCTAACGGTTCTGTTGTTAGCAtgggcaacagcagcaggaacagtaGCCAGTCAAGTTCAGACGGGAGCTGCAAGGCTGGTGGGGAAATGGTATTTGtatatgaaaatggaaaagagggAGCTCGGAATGTAAGAACTTCTGAACGAGTAACACTCATAGTGGATAACACCCGATTCGTTGTAGATCCTTCTATCTTTACGGCACAACCTAATACAATGTTGGGCAG GATGTTTGGATCAGGCAGAGAACATAACTTTACACGCCCTAATGACAAAGGAGAGTATGAAGTTGCTGAAGGAATTGGTTCCACTGTGTTTCGTGCTATTTTG GATTACTACAAGACTGGAGTGATACGCTGCCCTGATGGGATATCTATTCCTGAACTGAGAGAAGCGTGTGATTATCTCTGTATCTCCTTCGAGTATAGTACTATTAAATGCAGAGATCTTA GTGCTCTCATGCATGAATTGTCAAATGATGGTGCTCGCAAGCAATTTGAGTTTTATCTAGAAGAAATGATTCTCCCATTAATGGTAGCCAGTGCCCAAAGTGGTGAGAGGGAGTGCCACATTGTTGTGCTGACAGATGATGACGTTGTTGACTGGGATGAAGAGTATCCCCCACAAATGGGAGAGGAGTATTCACAAa taatttACAGCACGAAGTTGTACAGATTCTTCAAATACATTGAAAATAGAGATGTGGCCAAATCAGTTCTGAAGGAAAGGGGGCTCAAGAAGATCCGCCTGGGCATTGAAG GTTACCCGACATAcaaagagaaagtgaaaaagcGGCCGGGCGGAAGGCCGGAGGTGATCTACAACTACGTCCAAAGACCATTTATTCGGATGTcatgggagaaggaggaaggaaagagtcGCCATGTCGACTTCCAGTGTGTGAAAAGCAAATCTATTACAAATTtggcagcggcggcagcagaTATACCCCAGGACCAGCTTGTAGTAATGCATCCCACCCCCCAGGTAGATGAGCTGGATATTCTGCCTATTCATCCTCCACCTAGTAACAGTGAGATGGATACCGAGGGACAAAACCCACCGCTCTGA
- the BTBD10 gene encoding BTB/POZ domain-containing protein 10 isoform X2, with the protein MAGRPHPYDSNSSDPENWDRKLHNRPRKLCKHSSTSSRIAKGIDYTKMSLHGASGGHERSRDRRRSSDRSRDSSHERAESQLTPCIRNVTSPTRQYHSDREKDHSSSRPSSPRPQKTSPNGSVVSMGNSSRNSSQSSSDGSCKAGGEMVFVYENGKEGARNVRTSERVTLIVDNTRFVVDPSIFTAQPNTMLGRMFGSGREHNFTRPNDKGEYEVAEGIGSTVFRAILDYYKTGVIRCPDGISIPELREACDYLCISFEYSTIKCRDLSALMHELSNDGARKQFEFYLEEMILPLMVASAQSGERECHIVVLTDDDVVDWDEEYPPQMGEEYSQIIYSTKLYRFFKYIENRDVAKSVLKERGLKKIRLGIEGYPTYKEKVKKRPGGRPEVIYNYVQRPFIRMSWEKEEGKSRHVDFQCVKSKSITNLAAAAADIPQDQLVVMHPTPQVDELDILPIHPPPSNSEMDTEGQNPPL; encoded by the exons ATGGCAGGACGGCCTCATCCTTATGATAGTAACTCCAGTGATCCAGAGAATTGGGATCGGAAATTGCATAATAGACCTCGTAAACTTTGTAAACATTCAAG caccTCATCTCGTATTGCTAAAGGAATAGACTACACAAAAATGAGCCTCCATGGCGCAAGTGGTGGACATGAGAGATCAAGGGACAGACGCAGATCAAGTGACAGATCTCGTGACTCATCCCATGAGAGAGCAGAGTCTCAGCTCACTCCATGCATCAGGAATGTCACTTCACCAACAAGACAGTATCATTCTG ATCGTGAGAAGGATCATAGTTCATCTCGACCAAGCAGTCCTCGTCCTCAGAAGACTTCCCCTAACGGTTCTGTTGTTAGCAtgggcaacagcagcaggaacagtaGCCAGTCAAGTTCAGACGGGAGCTGCAAGGCTGGTGGGGAAATGGTATTTGtatatgaaaatggaaaagagggAGCTCGGAATGTAAGAACTTCTGAACGAGTAACACTCATAGTGGATAACACCCGATTCGTTGTAGATCCTTCTATCTTTACGGCACAACCTAATACAATGTTGGGCAG GATGTTTGGATCAGGCAGAGAACATAACTTTACACGCCCTAATGACAAAGGAGAGTATGAAGTTGCTGAAGGAATTGGTTCCACTGTGTTTCGTGCTATTTTG GATTACTACAAGACTGGAGTGATACGCTGCCCTGATGGGATATCTATTCCTGAACTGAGAGAAGCGTGTGATTATCTCTGTATCTCCTTCGAGTATAGTACTATTAAATGCAGAGATCTTA GTGCTCTCATGCATGAATTGTCAAATGATGGTGCTCGCAAGCAATTTGAGTTTTATCTAGAAGAAATGATTCTCCCATTAATGGTAGCCAGTGCCCAAAGTGGTGAGAGGGAGTGCCACATTGTTGTGCTGACAGATGATGACGTTGTTGACTGGGATGAAGAGTATCCCCCACAAATGGGAGAGGAGTATTCACAAa taatttACAGCACGAAGTTGTACAGATTCTTCAAATACATTGAAAATAGAGATGTGGCCAAATCAGTTCTGAAGGAAAGGGGGCTCAAGAAGATCCGCCTGGGCATTGAAG GTTACCCGACATAcaaagagaaagtgaaaaagcGGCCGGGCGGAAGGCCGGAGGTGATCTACAACTACGTCCAAAGACCATTTATTCGGATGTcatgggagaaggaggaaggaaagagtcGCCATGTCGACTTCCAGTGTGTGAAAAGCAAATCTATTACAAATTtggcagcggcggcagcagaTATACCCCAGGACCAGCTTGTAGTAATGCATCCCACCCCCCAGGTAGATGAGCTGGATATTCTGCCTATTCATCCTCCACCTAGTAACAGTGAGATGGATACCGAGGGACAAAACCCACCGCTCTGA